One Echinicola strongylocentroti DNA window includes the following coding sequences:
- a CDS encoding cytochrome-c peroxidase, protein MKTRQNKPINLLLISATLLWCGFIGYQHHRYTADELREMYSKPASEWPTPLVDEGIAWKEIAPIPPSPYKDVDSLRPLVDLGKVLFFDPRLSSSEQISCSSCHDPQLSWSNGRTVAVGHDHQLGQRNTPSLFYTWAGESFFWDGRVASLEEQAKVPVENPLEMHQGLEDLPAKLDQIDGYHPYFEDAFGDGAITVDRIAAALAYFQRTLEGRTSDLDKFLKGDKDAMSDEALRGLHLFRTKARCMNCHSGPFLTDNKFHNLGLHYFGRKYEDLGRYQVTKDPEDVGKFKTPTLREVMRTGPWMHNGLFHSMEGIMNMYDHGMSRPKPRPEFKDDPLWPTTSEILKPLGLTQEEKHDLIAFLESMTTLIYRMPRPELPQ, encoded by the coding sequence ATGAAAACACGTCAAAACAAGCCCATTAATTTATTGTTGATTTCAGCCACGCTTTTATGGTGTGGATTTATCGGTTATCAGCATCACCGGTACACGGCCGATGAACTGCGGGAAATGTACAGCAAGCCTGCCTCCGAATGGCCGACTCCACTGGTGGACGAGGGCATCGCTTGGAAGGAAATCGCCCCCATTCCTCCATCACCGTACAAGGATGTGGATTCTTTACGGCCCTTGGTAGATTTGGGAAAGGTGCTCTTCTTTGACCCGAGGCTTTCCTCTTCCGAGCAGATTTCATGTTCCAGCTGTCATGATCCACAGCTATCTTGGAGCAATGGACGGACGGTAGCCGTTGGCCATGACCATCAGCTGGGCCAGCGCAATACACCCAGTTTATTTTACACTTGGGCAGGAGAAAGCTTTTTCTGGGACGGGCGGGTAGCTTCGCTGGAAGAACAGGCCAAAGTACCGGTAGAAAACCCCTTGGAAATGCACCAAGGGCTGGAAGACCTTCCTGCCAAACTGGATCAAATCGATGGTTATCATCCGTATTTTGAGGATGCTTTTGGCGACGGTGCCATCACCGTAGACCGGATTGCCGCTGCTTTGGCCTATTTCCAACGGACATTGGAAGGAAGAACCAGTGACTTGGACAAGTTCCTCAAAGGCGACAAGGACGCTATGAGCGATGAAGCACTGCGGGGACTTCACCTCTTTCGTACCAAAGCCCGCTGCATGAACTGCCACAGTGGCCCCTTCCTTACAGACAATAAGTTCCATAACCTTGGACTCCACTATTTTGGTAGAAAATACGAGGATCTGGGAAGGTATCAGGTTACCAAAGACCCTGAGGATGTAGGTAAATTCAAGACCCCGACACTACGAGAGGTCATGCGTACCGGTCCTTGGATGCACAACGGCCTTTTCCATAGTATGGAAGGCATCATGAACATGTATGACCACGGTATGTCGCGTCCAAAACCAAGACCGGAATTCAAGGATGATCCACTGTGGCCCACTACCTCTGAGATCCTAAAACCGTTGGGATTGACACAGGAGGAAAAGCATGACCTGATCGCATTTTTGGAATCCATGACCACGCTTATTTACCGAATGCCAAGGCCTGAATTGCCCCAATGA
- a CDS encoding TolC family protein — MIKRIIYISLGVAFMLLAVTSCKTPSVIEKTPNTAVPESFDSSSDTTNTAGVQWQEFFTDPYLNALIDTALGNNQELNIILQEIAVSKNEIQAKKGEYLPSVDIRAGAGLDKVGRYTSRGASEATTDIKPGREMPEPLPDFMVGAFASWEADIWGKLHNGKRAAVARYLSSVEGKNFMVTNLIAEIANSYYELLALDNQLAIVKRNIKIQSDALEIVKLQKSAAKATELAVKKFEAEVFHTKSLQYDIQQKITEAENKVNFLVGRFPQPVLRDAEAFIDLVPKQVQAGLPAQLLDNRPDIRQAEMELAAAKLDVKVAKARFYPSVGISAGIGFQAFNPSYLIKTPESLLYSLAGDLAAPLINRNEIKATYKSANSKQIQAVYNYEKTILNAYVEVTNQLAKIKNLEKSYGLKEQEVQALTTSINISGDLFKSARADYMEVLMTQRDALESKFDLVETKMKQMNAFVNMYQALGGGWN; from the coding sequence ATGATTAAGAGAATAATATATATATCGCTGGGAGTTGCCTTCATGTTGCTGGCTGTGACGTCGTGCAAAACTCCCTCAGTAATAGAGAAAACGCCCAATACGGCAGTTCCGGAGAGCTTTGACAGCTCTTCGGATACTACCAACACGGCAGGGGTGCAATGGCAAGAATTCTTTACGGATCCCTACCTGAATGCTTTGATCGATACAGCGCTGGGCAATAACCAAGAGCTGAACATCATCCTGCAGGAAATCGCCGTGTCCAAAAATGAAATCCAAGCCAAAAAAGGCGAATACCTGCCTTCTGTGGACATCAGAGCGGGTGCTGGTTTAGATAAAGTGGGGCGATATACCAGTCGTGGCGCCAGTGAGGCGACTACTGATATCAAGCCGGGCAGGGAAATGCCTGAGCCACTGCCTGATTTTATGGTCGGGGCCTTTGCTTCGTGGGAAGCGGATATCTGGGGCAAGCTGCACAATGGCAAAAGAGCTGCTGTGGCCAGGTACCTTTCTTCTGTAGAAGGGAAAAACTTCATGGTGACCAACCTGATTGCCGAAATTGCCAATTCTTACTACGAACTGCTGGCATTGGACAATCAGCTGGCGATCGTGAAAAGGAACATCAAAATCCAAAGCGATGCCTTGGAGATTGTCAAGCTTCAGAAAAGTGCTGCTAAGGCTACTGAGCTCGCTGTGAAGAAGTTTGAAGCAGAGGTTTTTCATACCAAAAGCTTGCAGTACGATATCCAGCAGAAAATAACGGAGGCCGAAAATAAGGTGAATTTCCTAGTAGGAAGGTTTCCCCAACCTGTCTTAAGGGATGCTGAGGCTTTTATAGATTTGGTGCCGAAGCAGGTGCAAGCAGGGCTTCCCGCCCAGCTGCTGGATAATAGGCCGGATATCCGACAGGCCGAAATGGAACTAGCCGCAGCCAAATTGGATGTGAAAGTGGCCAAGGCGAGATTTTATCCGTCGGTGGGGATTTCTGCAGGAATCGGCTTTCAGGCATTTAACCCATCGTACCTGATCAAGACACCAGAATCATTGCTGTACTCCTTGGCTGGAGACTTGGCGGCGCCTTTGATCAACAGAAATGAGATCAAGGCAACCTATAAAAGTGCCAATTCCAAGCAGATTCAGGCGGTTTATAATTATGAAAAAACCATCTTGAACGCTTATGTGGAGGTGACTAATCAGCTGGCCAAGATTAAGAATCTGGAAAAAAGCTACGGACTCAAAGAACAGGAAGTGCAGGCACTGACTACCTCTATCAATATCTCAGGAGACCTCTTCAAATCAGCAAGGGCGGACTACATGGAAGTGTTGATGACCCAGCGCGATGCCTTAGAGTCCAAGTTTGATCTGGTGGAGACAAAAATGAAACAAATGAACGCTTTTGTGAATATGTACCAAGCCCTCGGTGGAGGGTGGAATTAA